From Roseateles sp. SL47:
GGTGGACCGAGCGCCCCAGCCTGACCACCGTCATCTTCCATGCCCGCCGCATCGACAAGCCGCAGGACCGCCAGGTGGCGCTGGTCTTTGAGCAGCGCGGATGGGTGTCCTGGCAACTGACAGACATTCAGCTGCCGCGTCAGTGATCCATGGAGACCGCGCTTCATGCTCGGTCCAGCCTCTGCGCCCACCCCGCGCCCGGGTCTGCTCCGCCTGGGTCGTTGATCTCGACCCTTTTAAGCGCTCCTCCACATCCGTCTAGCGGCAGGCCGAATGTCCAACAAAAATGTACGGAGTACGTTGGTGGGTCTGCTGGATTGCTGAAGACATTCGAGGCACTATTGCGCCATGCAGACGCTCCGCCGACTCCTTCGCATGCCTGTGCTGTTGCTGGCCGCCTGCAGCTGGCACTTGGCCGAGGCCCAGACCGCCATCGTCATCGGCGGTAACCTGCGCTTCGATAACGAGGCCGTATGGCAGCGCATCGTGGAAGAGGCCGGCGGCCCGGGCAAGGCCAGGTTCGCCGTGCTGGCCACCGCATCGGCCGCTCCGGAGCAGACGGCCACGGCCATCGTGCAGGTGCTTCAGCGGCATGGCGCGCAGGCGGAGCACATTCCCGTTGCCCCGCGGCTGGAGGGGGCGGACCTGCAGAAAAACCTGAATGATCCGGCGCTGATCGGGAAGATCCGCAATTCCAGCGCCGTGTTCTTCTCAGGCGGGGCGCAAGGCCTGATCGTGGACACCTTCCAGCCCAACGGCAAACCCACCGCCATGCTGGATGCCATCTGGGATGTCTATCGACGGGGTGGTGTCGTGGCTGGCACCAGCGCGGGCGCGGCCATCATGAGCCGCACCATGTTTCGCGACGCTCAGGATGTGATGGGCGTGATGCGCGGCCAGATGCGCGCTGGGCATGAAGTGGACCGGGGGCTGGGCTTCATCACCGACCGGCTGTTCGTGGACCAGCATTTCCTCAAGCGTGGCCGCATCGGCCGCATGCTGCCGCTGATGATGGCGCAGGGCTATCGCCTGGGCCTGGGCATTGAGGAAAACAGCGCGGCCGTGATTCAGGGCCCCTCGGTGGACATCATCGGCGCCCGCGGCGCCTTGCTGGTGGATCTGCGCAGCGCACGCACCGATCCGTCGCTGCCGCTGTTCAATGTTCAGGATGCGCGCCTGAGCTACCTCGCCAACGGCGACCATTACGAACTGCGCTCCGGCCGCGTCACCCCCGAGCGAAGCAAGAGCCCGTTGCCGGAAACCCGGCTGATCCGGGCCTCTCATCACGTGCCGGGCCCGGTGAGCACCTTCCAGACCGACATCCTGGGGGATAACCGCATCGTGCAGGCCATGGCCGAGCTGATGACCGCGCCGTCTGGCGAGGTGCGGGCGATGGCAGCCCGCGTCCGGCCCGGCGCGACCGAAGCGCGAGACCGGACGGCCTTTGTGTTCCGGCTGTATCGCGGGGAGGGCACGCAAGGCTGGTTCAACAGCCAGGGCGATGCAGACGACATCACCCTGCTGGACGTGCGTCTGGATGTGCGCCCGGTGCCGGTGCCCTTGGCGGCGCCGCCACGTCTGGCGGCCAACAACCCGACGCCGACCGCCAGCGAGGGGCCGGCGGTGGTGCCGGAGCCGGCCACCACTCCCCGCTGATCTTTCGCTGCAGAGCCGGGCCGGCTGACGGTTGCAGCGTCCCTCCGGCCTTACTTCCCGCCCACGGTCACCCAGCGCAGCTCAAACCAGTTGTCCGCCCGGTGCTGCACCGTCACGTTCTGGCGGAAGGCCCAGGGGATCATCTGGCGGTGCAGCGGAATCACATGGTTCTGCGCCTTGAACACCTGCAGTGCCGCCTTGACGAGTTCCTCACGCTTCTTCGGGTCGGCTTCCACACTGGAGCTGGCCGCCAGGGCATCGAACTTGTCGTCCTTCCAGTTGCCGAAGTTGTAATAACCCACGCCCTTGTCACTGCGGTTGCGCAGCAGCGGGGTGAAGGCCACTTCCGCATCGGTGATCACACCGCCCCAGCCGAACATGTAGAGGCTGGTGTCCAGCTTCTCCAGCTTGGGGAACATCAGCGTGCGCGGCTGCGCATTGACATTCACCTTGACCTTCAGCTGCGCCCACATCGAGGCCAGCGCCAGGCAGATCTTCTCGTCGTTGATGTAGCGGTTGTTGGTGCAGTCCAGCGTGACCTCAAACCCATTGCCATAACCCGCATCGGCCATCAGCTTGCGCGCCGCCGCCAGATCAAAGGGCAGGCGGGATTCAATCTGGGCATCGTTGTAGGCACCCAGCGGCGAAGGCGTGAGGCCGCCGGTGGGCAGGCTCAGCCCGTTCATCAGCTTCACCTGGATGGCCTTGATGTCGATCGCCTGGTAGAG
This genomic window contains:
- a CDS encoding cyanophycinase, translated to MPVLLLAACSWHLAEAQTAIVIGGNLRFDNEAVWQRIVEEAGGPGKARFAVLATASAAPEQTATAIVQVLQRHGAQAEHIPVAPRLEGADLQKNLNDPALIGKIRNSSAVFFSGGAQGLIVDTFQPNGKPTAMLDAIWDVYRRGGVVAGTSAGAAIMSRTMFRDAQDVMGVMRGQMRAGHEVDRGLGFITDRLFVDQHFLKRGRIGRMLPLMMAQGYRLGLGIEENSAAVIQGPSVDIIGARGALLVDLRSARTDPSLPLFNVQDARLSYLANGDHYELRSGRVTPERSKSPLPETRLIRASHHVPGPVSTFQTDILGDNRIVQAMAELMTAPSGEVRAMAARVRPGATEARDRTAFVFRLYRGEGTQGWFNSQGDADDITLLDVRLDVRPVPVPLAAPPRLAANNPTPTASEGPAVVPEPATTPR